Part of the Sphaerochaeta associata genome is shown below.
AATCGGTATATGAGTCTTGGACACCAAAATCAACAACCGATGAGACATTGGTCCTTTTAAGCAGTGATTAGGTCGATGGCTATTTCAATAGTGATTGGGATGTTTAAGAGCTTGTAATTCCTGTCATACATGGTGCTTATAATGAAATCAAGGTTTTTGCCAGGGTTAGAGGTCTCTTCCCTTTACATTGCCCAAGGTAAGAAAAAAGCTGGAATTCGCGAATGGGAGAGCTATCCAGCATACATGCCTTTACTGCTACTGAAGAGTGGCAATAAGGTAGCAAATAAAAGTAGAAAAAAGAGTAGCAGAAACGCTGAGATATGGAGTACTCCGGGAAAGCTGATGATTGGAGAGCGGCCATGAAAAATCTCGGAACAGAGACCGAAACCCTCGAATTTAAGAAGACAACTGGTGAACTTAAAGAGGGCATCATATCACTTTCTTCGATGCTGAATAAAAACGGACACGGGGTATTATACTTTGGTGTGAAAGACAGCGGTGATGTTGGGGGACAGCAGCTCGGAGATAGAACGCTGCGTGAAATATCCCAGGCAATTGCGAACTTTGTTAAACCGCAGATTATTCCGTCGATTTCTTCGGAACTTATTGATGGGAAAAATGTAATCAAAGTCGAGGTCCAAGGCTCTGATAAGCCATACTCTGCCTATGGAAGATATTATATGCGGTCCGCAGATGAAGACAGAGAGCTCAGTCCAACAGAGCTGAAGAAACTAATGAATCAAAAAACGGCTGCAGATCCAATAACGATCATGGAAGCTCCGGCTCAAGATCTTTCGTTTACCAAACTGAGGATATCTTTCGTTTCTTCCGGTTTAACCGTTGACCAGGAAACCTTTGAGAATAATACCGGGCTGAAAACAAGTTCTGGAAAATACAATCTCATGGCATACCTTCTGGCGGATGTGAATGACATTTCCATAAAAGTCGTTACTTTCGCAGGGAAGGATAAGACAAATATCATCAAAAGGAATGAGTATGGAGGCACCTGTCTTGTGACTTCCATGGACAAAGTACTTGATTATATGGATTCGATTAATGAAACAAGAGTCACTATGGGAAACCACAAAAGGGAAGAGGAAAAGCTATTCGATGCGGCTAGTTTCAAAGAAGCCTGGCAGAACGCATGTCTGCATACAAAATGGGAAAAAGGCAACCCGCCCGCAGTATGTGTTTTTTCAGACAGAATAGAAATAATATCTACCGGAGGACTTCCGGCTGATCTGACTAAGGATGAATTTTTCAAGGGGATCAGTAAGCCGGTCAATGCTAAACTACAAAAGATATTCGGGCAGCTTGGGTATGTAGAACAGACAGGACATGGTGTGCCTTTGATCATCAGCAGTTATGGACGACAGGCATTTGATATCATGGAAAATTTTGTCAATGTTGCCATACCGTTCAATTACCAAAAAGGCATTTCAGAAGAGATATTGAAAGGTATCAAAATTATCCTGACCCAGGCTGAAAAAGCAGTGATTGAAGAGATCAACAATAATCCTCATATCACGATTCGTGAGCTTGTTACGGCTACTGGATATTCGGATGGATATGTAAGGAAAATCCTTACTCAGCTGAAGGGGAAAGGTGTCGTACAAAGGCAAGGCGGGAGAAAAGCAGGAACCTGGATTGTCATGAATGAGTGATTTGAGATAGAACTCGCTTGCCCAAAGAAAACGACGTCGGGACAGTAGTTTTGATGACAAAGATTTGAAACAGCCGGTATTCTCATTGTTTTCTCTATAGAAAGGATGGAGACAAGGAAAAGGCGAGTGACCATTCGCTCTACAAGGTGCTGTATGATGAGTCAAATCTTATCCGGAAAAGACGGGATGACATGCTAGCCTGAAGACTCTCAAATTCCCGTCTCAGTTATATCTGGGGAATGGATAATTCTTTTAAATAGTTGCAGATAATGTATAGGGTATACCCCAATAAAATCACCTGCTTGTTCCTTGGAAGGTTGTTCCAGCCTAGAGACACACTCCCTGGAATGCCGTCCCTCTTGCAGTAATGCTCTGAAGTTCTGGAAGTGCTTCTCTCAATGCTTGAATGAACAGAGGTCGTACGAGTGGATTTTGTTTGGTTCTGAAAAGAAAACGAGAGGTCTCTCGGCCATTTTTTGCTCCTGTTACATCTATGAATTTTAATGCATGGATAGAGAAGAGTCCTGGTTCAGTCGGAACTTGGTAAGGGCCTTGGTGTCAGTAATAAAACCTTTCAAGATATATTGGCGATAGATGGAGAGAGCGAACTCTTCAACTTCGGCATAGCTCCTTCCTAGCAACCGCTTCGCCAGGTTGCTTAGCTGAATGTTGAAGGAAAACCTCATTCTCTTCTCAAAGGAGGTCAACCAGCACTGGATATCATCGATTGATGGTTTGCCAAGCTCAATTTTTACCTGAAACCTTCTCCATGCAGCAATATCAAGCAATGCTTCATGATTGGTAGCGGCAATGACGACAACATAACTGGGTAAGGCGTCTATATTCATAAGCAGGGAGCTTACCACCCGTTTGATCTCTCCGGTCTCATGGCGGTCTCCCCGTTCTTTACCTAGAGTCTCGAACTCATCAAAGAACAACACACATTGCCTTGTTTTCGCGTATTCAAATAGTTTTGCAAGATTGGAGGCAGTCTCGCCGAGATATGCTCCGATGAGAGTATCGTACGTAACCATATACAAGGGGACCATCAACGCATTGGCAATCGCCTCGGCAAGCGAAGTTTTTCCATTTCCAGGAGGCCCATAAAGAAGGATTTTGTTACGTGGTTCAATGCCATATGAGCGTAACAACTCCGATCGCATCTGCTCCTCTATAACCTCAGTGCAAATTTTGACTGTTGTTTCAGTAAGTACCAGTTGAGTGAGACGCTTGCTTGGGTTGATCTCTTGATACAAAGAAGCTCCATTCAGTGTTCTTAAACCGAACGGTTTGGGTGCAACTTCCCTTGTTTCAAGGGACTGTGAATCCTGCTCCAACAATTCTTCCAGTTTTTTTGCGAGTATCACATGCTGTTTTGCGCGTTCCTCAGCACAAATAGCTTCTGCTGCCAAACGAAAACTGGCTTTTTCTCCAGCTAACCCATGTTGTATTAATTCGTAGAGCAAGTCTGCTCGCGCCATTCAATCCTCCACAACTATGTGACCAGCACTCGTGTATTAGAGCTGCTTCAGGAATGCTTCCTGAATGAAGTTACTCTCACAGAAATCATAGAACATTCTCTGTGCAAGAGGGCTTGGTAGTACTTTTGCATTCTCCCATCTATTGATAGTTGCAAAACTCACATGTAATGCGTCGGCAAGTTGCTTCTGGCTCAATTGCAAAGTGGTCCTTACATGTTTTACCTGATGATGGAATTCCATAATTTTTCCCCTATTATAACATCTGCTAGGTACAAGTATAACACATGTCATACTATAGGAGGTAGTTCTTTCAATGAAATTGTATAGAGGATATAACCCTGAGCATTCTTTGCTATCAAGTACCAACCAACGATTCTATCGTTGTCTGGTTCCTAAGGAATCCAAACACAGCTTTCGCTTTATTTCTTCTTCGTGCGTACCGCCGCATTGAGATCTGGTCAATGCGGTATCTACAGAACATTATCTCGATTGCAGAAGGAAAATCACCTTTGGAGAGCATCAAGTTCTTTTTTGCAAACAGATCAACAATCAATTTCTCCAAAGGTACCTGATACGGCTCACCGTCTGACTTGGGAGCCTCCGTAATAAGTGGGTCGATGATGATTCCGTCATCGATGCCATAGTGCAGTAGCTCTTGAGCTTTGGGTCTCAGCAGTACCCTGCCTGGTAATTCCTCTGCAAGCGCGGAGAACACAAAATCACAACCGTCCTTCTCCACTTCAAGAAATATCTGATTGCGTGCAATCAGGTGATTGAAGAATTCATTCAACCATGAGAGTTCCCACACCCGAAAGGAAATCAGGGGAAACTGCTCTTGCATGTACTTGATCACCTGCAGGGCAGCATTGGAATATACTCCGGTAAAGACGCTTTTCTGCGGCTCCTTCTCAACTTTCTTGTATTGGTTGCGACCAACGCGAAGCATCAGATTGGAACCAAGCAGGGTTCCCATCAAGTGTCTGAGTTGAGTCTCCTTGAAAGAGGCATCAATAGTACGAGCCGCATCCAGGATTTCCTGTCTTGAGAAGGGACCTTCAGGCAGTGAATGAATAATTGCATCTTTTCTCATAGGTTTAGCCTCCTCAGCCTTTTCGGCAATTTTTCGATATTTTGCCGTTCTGGCTGAATCAGTATAATAAACAAACTCATTAATGTCATCAGCCACTTCGGCAAATATTGAGTATTTTGCCGATATGGCTGATTACATCCCGAATGAATTCACTGATGTTCTTCTTTTCATCAGCCATGTAGTACGGAGGCTGATTTTGTAATCAATGTATGTGCTTGTAGAGGATCTTGCTGTAGTGGTGCATGGCGAAAACCATAGTTGAGTTGAAGACAACACAACAAAGCTCATGAGTCTGCATGGAAGAATCACCTTGCTCCAAAGG
Proteins encoded:
- a CDS encoding RNA-binding domain-containing protein, which produces MKNLGTETETLEFKKTTGELKEGIISLSSMLNKNGHGVLYFGVKDSGDVGGQQLGDRTLREISQAIANFVKPQIIPSISSELIDGKNVIKVEVQGSDKPYSAYGRYYMRSADEDRELSPTELKKLMNQKTAADPITIMEAPAQDLSFTKLRISFVSSGLTVDQETFENNTGLKTSSGKYNLMAYLLADVNDISIKVVTFAGKDKTNIIKRNEYGGTCLVTSMDKVLDYMDSINETRVTMGNHKREEEKLFDAASFKEAWQNACLHTKWEKGNPPAVCVFSDRIEIISTGGLPADLTKDEFFKGISKPVNAKLQKIFGQLGYVEQTGHGVPLIISSYGRQAFDIMENFVNVAIPFNYQKGISEEILKGIKIILTQAEKAVIEEINNNPHITIRELVTATGYSDGYVRKILTQLKGKGVVQRQGGRKAGTWIVMNE
- a CDS encoding AAA family ATPase; amino-acid sequence: MARADLLYELIQHGLAGEKASFRLAAEAICAEERAKQHVILAKKLEELLEQDSQSLETREVAPKPFGLRTLNGASLYQEINPSKRLTQLVLTETTVKICTEVIEEQMRSELLRSYGIEPRNKILLYGPPGNGKTSLAEAIANALMVPLYMVTYDTLIGAYLGETASNLAKLFEYAKTRQCVLFFDEFETLGKERGDRHETGEIKRVVSSLLMNIDALPSYVVVIAATNHEALLDIAAWRRFQVKIELGKPSIDDIQCWLTSFEKRMRFSFNIQLSNLAKRLLGRSYAEVEEFALSIYRQYILKGFITDTKALTKFRLNQDSSLSMH
- a CDS encoding helix-turn-helix transcriptional regulator, coding for MTCVILVPSRCYNRGKIMEFHHQVKHVRTTLQLSQKQLADALHVSFATINRWENAKVLPSPLAQRMFYDFCESNFIQEAFLKQL
- a CDS encoding DUF6577 family protein, translating into MRKDAIIHSLPEGPFSRQEILDAARTIDASFKETQLRHLMGTLLGSNLMLRVGRNQYKKVEKEPQKSVFTGVYSNAALQVIKYMQEQFPLISFRVWELSWLNEFFNHLIARNQIFLEVEKDGCDFVFSALAEELPGRVLLRPKAQELLHYGIDDGIIIDPLITEAPKSDGEPYQVPLEKLIVDLFAKKNLMLSKGDFPSAIEIMFCRYRIDQISMRRYARRRNKAKAVFGFLRNQTTIESLVGT